From the Psilocybe cubensis strain MGC-MH-2018 chromosome 9, whole genome shotgun sequence genome, one window contains:
- a CDS encoding putative NRPS-like protein biosynthetic cluster has translation MADQRLERVLSRLQNLPSISLPTDYPRPTGANKLIESVHTAQLSEQTSLSLLKLALYSEDEDHEEEEEDVESSHKRPSAFHLLLAAFIVLLHRYTGDTDIVVGSSSASAREPLILRLSVDPADPYWAVVRHVQQTEKEAEADALPYDVITQALNKGKEDSLDRPLFRVRFFDETDEPTNNFIGSTSVTSDLTVFITRPPASTRASIAPRLSLRVLYNSLLFTSARITSFLDQLSVFLRKVAATPLSPVGSVPLLTPSQKAVLPNPTGDLNWCGWKGAITDVFSRNARQNPDRPCVIQSLPTESPDKPQGKVIFSYGAILRASNVLAHHLIMNGIQREDVVMVYAHRSVDLVVAVMAVLKAGATFSVVDPAYPPSRQIIYLGVAKPRGLIMLKGAGTISPTVREFLAQELKIKVEVPGLEVFPDGHIVGGLDPVGEDVLRAHNHLGETDPNVVLGPDSIGTLSFTSGSTGIPKGVRGRHFSLTHFFPWMSERFGLDETSKFTMLSGIAHDPIQRDMFTPLFLGAQLHVPTADDIGTPGRLAEWMAESEVTVTHLTPAMGQLLSAQATRQIPTLLNAFFVGDVLTKRDCLRLQALAANVRIINMYGTTETQRAVSYFAIPPVSQDSTFLATQKDIMPAGEGMIDVQLLVVNRNDRNVPCAVGEVGEIYVRSGGLAEGYLDQDASAEKFVNNWFAVNAPPRKDTILHPEEGFAGPESRYWKGIRDRMYRSGDLGRYLPDGTVECSGRADDQVKIRGFRIELGEIDTHLSQHPLVRENVTLVRRDKDEEKILVSYFVPLEGSALEGYASNVPDDEDDGKGLVKGMKKYRRLIKDIREHLKQKLPKHSVPSLFVPLSKMPLNPNGKIDKPALPFPDTAQASYAAGPSAPGASATEIAMQKIWSTILPNAPQPIPTDESFFDLGGHSILATRLIFEIRKVFVVNAPLGLIFEKPTIAGLVEAVDALRNADLGFAYKEPSAASAGATTSADVKNAGVAAAAPHVEYGQDYLNLIEKLQPSYAPLPADFNDHPITVFLTGATGFLGAFVLYDLLSRTDRVKKVICLVRGKTVEQGLERLKEGSTDRNVWSDSWVSSGRLEVVTGDLGLDNFGLSQETWNNVANEADVVLHNGALVHWVFPYEKLRSPNVLGTLTAVNLASTGKQKVFVFVSSTSAIDTEHYVQLSESLARGSTDSKGVPESDDLEGAKSALKTGYGQSKWVSEKLLFEAGKRGLRGHIVRPGYVVGDSHTAVTNTDDFIWRLVKGCVQLGLVPDINNSINMVPVDHVARITSLAAVSPLPDAPLSVCHVTARPLPTFNGMLSSLVQYGFPTESCEYVVWRRKLEQHVMEVGDNALFPLLHFVLDDLPTSTKSPELDDSNTVAVLRQGGAQLSATVGDDLMGLYLAWLVGAGFLPSPSLPSPQKALPTLANAGNIKAAGRTGV, from the exons ATGGCTGATCAGCGCCTGGAAAGGGTGCTATCGAGGCTCCAAAATCTCCCTTCAATTTCTCTTCCAACCGACTATCCAAGACCCACAGGGGCCAACAAATTGATCGAATCAGTTCATACTGCTCAATTATCCGAACAGACATCGCTCAGTCTCCTCAAACTTGCTTTGTATTCGGAGGATGAAGAtcatgaggaagaagaggaggatgtaGAGTCATCGCACAAGAGACCATCCGCGTTCCATCTTTTATTGGCTGCTTTTATCGTTCTTTTGCACCGTTACACAGGAGACACGGACATTGTCGTTGGCTCCTCATCGGCGTCTGCGCGCGAACCTCTAATTCTCAGATTATCTGTTGATCCAGCAGACCCGTATTGGGCAGTCGTTAGACACGTTCAGCaaacagaaaaagaggcagaggccgACGCTCTTCCTTACGATGTTATAACACAGGCCCTCaacaaaggaaaagaggacAGCTTGGATCGACCCCTGTTCCGCGTCCGTTTCTTTGACGAAACCGACGAACCAACTAACAACTTCATTGGCTCGACCAGTGTCACATCAGATTTAACTGTTTTCATTACTCGTCCTCCGGCCTCCACAAGAGCATCGATTGCTCCTCGTCTCTCTCTCCGCGTACTCTACAATTCGCTTCTTTTCACGTCGGCACGTATCACGTCGTTCCTTGACCAACTCTCAGTATTTTTGCGCAAGGTTGCTGCGACCCCTCTTTCACCAGTTGGCTCAGTTCCTCTGTTAACACCCAGCCAAAAAGCCGTGTTACCCAATCCTACTGGTGATTTGAATTGGTGTGGATGGAAGGGTGCCATCACCGACGTGTTTTCTCGCAATGCTCGTCAAAATCCTGACCGCCCATGTGTTATTCAAAGCCTTCCAACAGAATCCCCTGACAAACCTCAAGGCAAGGTCATCTTCTCTTACGGTGCAATTTTGCGTGCATCCAATGTACTCGCCCATCATTTGATCATGAATGGTATTCAGAGGGAGGATGTGGTCATGGTTTATGCTCATCGTAGcgtcgaccttgttgtcgCTGTTATGGCAGTACTCAAGGCAGGAGCAACATTCTCGGTCGTCG ATCCTGCGTATCCTCCGTCTAGGCAAATTATATACCTTGGAGTGGCCAAACCTCGAGGTCTCATCATGTTGAAGGGTGCAGGGACAATCTCACCCACAGTACGCGAGTTCCTCGCACAGGAACTGAAAATCAAGGTTGAAGTTCCTGGCCTGGAAGTTTTCCCCGATGGTCATATCGTTGGAGGATTGGACCCTGTTGGCGAAGATGTTCTTCGTGCTCATAACCATCTCGGTGAAACCGACCCTAATGTCGTCCTTGGTCCTGACAGCATCGGCACCCTGTCATTTACTAGTGGAAGCACTGGAATTCCCAAAGGCGTACGGGGCAGACACTTCAGTTTGACTCACTTTTTCCCATGGATGAGCGAGCGATTTGGTCTCGACGAAACCTCCAAGTTTACTATGCTAAGTGGAATTGCTCACGATCCCATTCAGAGAGACA TGTTCACGCCTCTTTTCCTTGGAGCTCAACTTCATGTTCCAACGGCGGATGATATCGGCACCCCTGGACGACTGGCTGAATGGATGGCTGAAAGTGAAGTTACGGTTACCCATTTGACACCAGCTATGGGTCAATTACTGTCGGCACAAGCAACCCGCCAAATTCCTACCCTGCTCAACGCTTTCTTTGTCGGCGATGTCCTGACCAAGCGAGACTGCTTGCGCTTACAAGCTCTTGCCGCGAACGTCCGTATCATTAACATGTACGGCACCACAGAAACTCAACGTGCCGTCTCCTACTTTGCCATTCCCCCTGTATCTCAAGACTCCACGTTCCTCGCAACGCAAAAGGACATCATGCCCGCTGGAGAGGGCATGATTGACGTGCAGCTCCTGGTTGTGAACCGAAACGATCGAAACGTGCCGTGCGCTGTGGGCGAGGTCGGCGAAATCTACGTTCGTTCAGGAGGTCTCGCGGAAGGCTATCTAGACCAGGACGCTAGCGCCGAGAAGTTTGTCAACAACTGGTTCGCTGTCAATGCTCCTCCCCGCAAGGATACGATCCTGCATCCTGAAGAAGGCTTCGCTGGCCCGGAGTCGCGGTACTGGAAGGGAATCCGGGATCGCATGTATCGCTCTGGCGATCTGGGTCGATATCTCCCCGATGGCACTGTTGAATGCTCAGGGCGTGCCGACGATCAGGTTAAGATTCGTGGATTCCGTATAGAGCTCGGAGAGATCGACACCCATCTCAGCCAACACCCTCTCGTCCGCGAGAACGTCACTCTGGTTCGCAGAGACAAGGACGAAGAGAAGATTCTCGTCAGCTATTTCGTTCCATTAGAAGGGTCCGCTTTAGAGGGATATGCTAGCAACGTTccagacgacgaagatgatggcAAGGGACTGGTCAAGGGAATGAAGAAATACAGACGTCTGATCAAGGATATCCGCGAACATCTCAAACAGAAACTTCCAAAGCACAGTGTGCCGTCAC TGTTCGTACCTTTGAGCAAAATGCCGCTGAACCCTAACGGCAAAATCGACAAGCCAGCGCTTCCTTTCCCAGATACTGCTCAAGCATCGTACGCTGCAGGTCCTTCGGCACCTGGAGCGAGTGCCACCGAGATCGCCATGCAGAAGATCTGGTCGACTATTCTGCCGAACGCACCCCAGCCCATACCTACCGACGAAAGCTTCTTCGATCTCGGAGGCCACTCGATCCTAGCTACGAGACTCATCTTCGAAATCCGCAAGGTGTTTGTTGTCAACGCTCCTTTGGGTCTCATCTTCGAGAAGCCAACGATTGCTGGGCTGGTCGAGGCTGTGGACGCTTTGCGCAACGCCGACCTTGGTTTTGCGTACAAGGAGCCTTCAGCAGCGTCGGCCGGCGCAACTACCTCGGCAGATGTCAAGAACGCAggcgttgctgctgctgcaccgCATGTCGAGTATGGCCAGGATTATCTCAACCTTATCGAAAAACTCCAGCCCTCATACGCTCCTCTGCCGGCGGATTTCAACGATCATCCCATCACTGTATTCCTTACCGGGGCTACTGGCTTCCTGGGAGCCTTTGTACTCTACGATCTCCTTTCGCGGACGGACAGAGTAAAGAAGGTCATCTGCTTGGTTCGCGGCAAGACTGTCGAGCAAGGCCTCGAACGTCTGAAGGAAGGCTCGACCGACAGGAATGTGTGGTCAGATTCATGGGTTTCCAGCGGGAGATTGGAGGTAGTAACTGGCGATCTCGGATTGGATAACTTTGGACTAAGCCAGGAAACTTGGAATAACGTCGCCAACGAAGCGGATGTCGTATTACACAATGGTGCTCTC GTCCATTGGGTCTTCCCATATGAAAAGCTCCGATCACCAAACGTCCTCGGTACCCTCACTGCCGTCAATCTGGCATCTACGGGAAAACAAAAAGTGTTCGTCTTCGTTTCGTCGACTTCTGCCATTGATACAGAACATTACGTTCAACTGTCCGAATCTTTGGCGCGTGGGTCGACAGACTCCAAAGGTGTTCCAGAGAGCGATGACCTTGAAGGCGCGAAATCGGCTCTGAAGACAGGTTACGGCCAGAGCAAATGGGTGTCTGAAAAGTTGCTCTTTGAAGCTGGCAAACGTGGTTTGAGGGGCCACATCGTCCGTCCAGGATACGTGGTCGGCGATTCGCACACAGCAG TTACTAACACGGACGACTTCATCTGGCGTCTCGTCAAGGGATGTGTCCAGCTGGGACTCGTTCCTGACATTAACAATTCCATCAACATGGTTCCAGTGGACCATGTCGCACGCATTACCTCGCTAGCAGCGGTTTCACCTTTACCCGACGCCCCTCTGTCAGTGTGTCATGTCACAGCGCGCCCACTGCCTACATTCAACGGCATGCTGTCATCACTGGTCCAGTACGGATTCCCGACAGAATCTTGCGAATACGTCGTTTGGCGTCGCAAGCTCGAGCAGCACGTCATGGAGGTCGGAGACAATGCGCTCTTCCCGCTCCTCCACTTTGTCCTCGATGATCTCCCGACGAGCACCAAATCGCCAGAGTTGGACGATTCCAACACCGTCGCCGTTCTTCGTCAGGGAGGCGCGCAGCTATCTGCCACTGTCGGTGATGATCTTATGGGGTTGTATCTGGCTTGGCTGGTCGGTGCTGGCTTccttccctctccctctcttccCTCTCCCCAAAAGGCTTTGCCTACATTGGCCAATGCCGGAAATATCAAGGCTGCTGGTCGAACAGGCGTTTAA